DNA from Nitriliruptor alkaliphilus DSM 45188:
CCGCACGATCCGGTCGGGCGCGAGGAAGAGGTCGGCGGTGACGCCATCGTCGAAGCCGAAGGCCCGCAACACAGCAGCCAACCGCTCGGCGTTCACGGGGTCGACCGCCACCCAGACATCCAGGTCCTGGGTGGCGCGCGGGTACCCGTGGACCGCCACGGCGTACCCACCAACGAGGAGGTACTCAACCTCGTGTGAGTTGAGCAACCTCAAGAACGCGCTGAAGTCGTCCGGCAGCTGCATCGTCGCCATAGTTGGTCCTACGCAGCTCGTCGAGGTGCCGTAGCCGGTCGTGGGGCGAGAGCGCGTGCCAGTAGTCGCGGTCGCGGCGATCCGCCTCGACGAAGTCGTCGAGGACGGTCAGGGTGCGTTGCAGGCGTCGAGGCTCCACGGTCGGAGGCTACCGCCGAGATCCATCGGCAGCCCGGACGCGGAGCTGCTGGACGACGAGGATGACGAGGAGCGGTAGCGTTCGCCGCTCGCCGGTGTGCGTCCCTCGACGCCGCCAGCTCCCACCTCGCCCCCACACCTCTCACCGACACCCGGAGTTCCACCGTGGCCGCAGAGCAGACCCTCATCCTCGTCAAGCCCGACGCCGTCGCCCGCGGCCTGATCGGCGAGGTCCTGTCCCGCATCGAGCGCAAGGGCTACCGCATCGAGGCGCTCGAGATGCGCACTCTGGAGCGCACCGTCGCCGAGGAGCACTACGCCGAGCACGTCGAGCGTCCGTTCTTCGGCGAGCTGGTCGACTTCATCACCGGGGGGCCGCTGGTCGCCCTGTGCGTGGCGGGTGAGGACGCGGTCGTCGGGATGCGCAGCATCATCGGTGCGACCAACCCGATCGAGGCCGCTCCGGGCTCGATCCGCGGCGACTTCGCCACCGTCATCGGCGAGAACCTGGTGCACGGCTCGGACTCGGCGGAGTCCGCGAAGCGCGAGCTCGGCATCTTCTTCCCCGGCCGCTTCTGAGCCGGCAGCTGCTCGCCGCGGCCGGATCTCACGGCCGCGGCGTCAGCTCCACCGACTCGACGACCTCGTCGATCCGGGAGCGGATCCCTGCGATCAGGCCGGCGCCCTCGACCCGCGGCCACAGCTCGCGGAGCGCGGCGTGGGCAGCGTCGGCCTGCTCACGCGTGTCGAACTCGAGGTCGATCCCGACCAGGAGCGGATCGTCGCTGTCGCGGAGGATCCGGTACCGCCGGACGCCCGACCCCGCACGGTCGATCGGGTCGGCATCGAAGGCCTGTTTCCACCCCTCGTAGCTCGCCACGTGGTGCTCGATCCGCAGGACGTGCACGGCGTCTCCTCGCGTCTCTTCAGAACACCAGGTGGTGTCGCTCCACGATAGGTCCAGTCCCCGCCATGTCGACCTCGCAGCCGTAGGTCGCAGCCAGCCGCGCCAGCTGCTCGGGCTCGGGTGGCTCGTCGAGGCCGTCCAGCGTGCGGAAGAGGACCTCGAGCCCCCCGGGTGAGATGATCTCGAGGACTCGCGCCGGCACGTCCCCGGCGTTCCAGAAGGTGTGCCACTGCCCGCGCGGCTTGCAGACCAGGGTGCCGGCGCCGGCGACGAGCTCGTGCCCACCGAGCCAGGCCCCGACCTCGCCCTCGAGCACGTAGCTGTACTCGTCCTCGGCGGTGTGCAGGTGCAGTGGCGCCGCGAGCGCTCGCGGGGCGAGCAGGTGCTCGACCAGGCTGAAGGCGCCGCCAACGTCCGTGGCGTCGAGGATGAACCGGTCGCCGGTCCCCTCGGGCGTGACGAACAGGTCGCCGCCGTCCGGTGGGACGATGCGTGGTTCGCTCTGGATCGGTGCGGCGTGCACGTGGGCCCCTTCCGTGGCTCGGTCACCGACGCTACGTAGGAGCACCAGCCGGGCACATACCAGCAAGCTGGCAGGTTCCTCCCCGGCCGACCGCGGCTACCGTGTTCCGGTGGACGGGCGCGCGAGGGAGCAGGCGGTCCGGCGGGTCGCGGAGCTGGCCGGTCGGGGTGACGACCTGGTGACCTTCTGGCAAGGCTGCACGGAGGTGCTCGCCCGGGTGGTCCCGCACTACCTCGGCCCGTGCTGGTACACGCTCGACCCCGCGTCCCTGCTGGTGACCAGCCACCACCAGGACGGGCTGCCCGAGATCCCCCGGGAGTGGCTGGCGCAGGAGTACTACGCCGACGACGTCAACAAGCTCGCCGACGTGGCGAGCTCGACGCGCGGCGTCGCGACCCTGCACGAGGCCACCGACGGCGATCCGACGAGCAGCGCGCGGTGGCACCAGAACATGGCGTACGGCGGCGACCAGGAGCTGATCGCCGGGCTGCGCACCTCGAGCGGCGAGGTGTGGGGTGCCCTCGGCCTGTACCGCGAACCGGGTCAGCCGGTCTTCGACGACGAGGATCTCGAACTCGTGCGGGCCGTGGCACCATCGCTCGCCGAGGGCGCCCGGCGTGGTCTGCTGATCGGTGAGGCCACGGAGCCCGAGGGGCCGGACGCGCCGGGTCTGGTGGTCCTCGGAGCCGACTGGGAACTCGAGTCGATGACGCCGGGTGTCGAACGGTGGCTCGCCGAGCTGCCGGACGGGGACGTCGACCGCGGCCTGCTGCCGTCCGCCGTCTACTCGGTCGCCGGCCGGGCGATGCGGTCCGACGGTGACGGGCCACGGGAGGTCGCGGTGGCCCGGGTGCGATCCCGAGCCGGGCGTTGGGTCGTGCTGCACGGTGCCGCGCTGGTGGGTGAGGGGGCTCGCCGAGCAGCCGTGATCGTGGAGCCGGCCCACCCGGCCCGGATCTCCCCGCTGCTGATGGCGGCCTACCGGCTGACCGAGCGGGAGCGGGACGTCACCCGGCTCGTCCTGCAGGGACGTGCGACCGCCGAGATCGCGACCGAGCTGTTCATCTCGCCGCACACCGTGCAGGAGCACCTCAAGCACATCTTCGAGAAGACGGGGGTCCACACCCGCAGGGACCTGGTCGGGACGGTCTTCTTCGCCCACTACGAGCCTCGCGTCCGGGACAACGAGGCCAGAGCGGTGCGTGAGGCTCCCCTCCGCGGGGGACCGTTCCCTCCGGCCTGAACGTCGTGGTCATCCACAGCGGCGAGGCAGCCCGTCCGGCGGTCGCGCTCCGAGTGCGGCAGGCTGCGTCCCGTCCGGGGGCGGACGATGCGGCGACGAGGTGTTCGATGGGTGCGGTCTGGCTCGACGGTCCCGTGACCGGTACGGCGGTCCTGGACGCGCCACCCCGGTGCGGGGCGTGCGACCGCGTGGTCTACCGCCCTGGTCCCGCCGACCGACTCGAGGTCACCTCGCCGGAAGCGGCCGCCGAGCTGCTCGTGCCGCACCTGGTCGAGGCCGACCGCGAACGGTGCGTCGCCGCCCTGGTCGACACCAAGCACCGCCTCCTGGAGGTCGTGGTCGTCAGCGTCGGCTCGCTGTCCCACACGTTCATGGCCCCGCGGGAGGTCTTCCGCGACGCGTTGCTGGCCAACGCCGCCGCGCTGGTGTTGGCCCACAACCACCCGAGCGGCGACCCGGAACCGTCCCGCGACGACGAGCTGCTGACCCGCCGCCTGGTGCGTGCCGGTGAACTCGTCGGCGTGGACCTGCTCGACCACCTGGTGGTCGGTGGCCACCGGTGGGTCAGCCTGGCTCGCCGGGGGACGATGGGGTGAGGTGTGCGCGGACCGCTTCGGCGAGGCCGTCCGGATCCTCGACGGTGACCGTCAGCGCCGGGTGTACGCGCTTGGCGCCGAACAGCCCCGTGACCGGCCGGTGGAAACTGATGCACACGCCGCGGTCGGTCGCCGTGCCGTAGGTCACGCCGCGGTCCTTCAGTGAGAGGCGCGGTCCGATGGCGCGGTACCAGCGGTAGGGGCCGGTCACGGTCGCCTCGACCACGTTGTCCCACGCGGTGGTGGTCAGGAACGGCCCGTAGCGGACGCTGAGCGCCAGATCGCTGACCTCGACCGCGGCTCGGTCCGGTTCGTGGAACGTGGTCGGGAGCAGCGTGCTCCACGGCTGCTGACGGGCGAAGGGGAACCGCTGCGTGGGCACGTGTCGGGCTCCTCGGGAGGTGTCGCGTCGACCGTACGCGGCCGCGGCGGGGCTGTGGTCGCCACCTCCGAGCCGGACGAACCGGGCCGTCGCCGAGTTCCCGGCCGCGAGCAGCGGCCGGGGTCCGTCCGGCGGGGGCGCTCGGTTCCACCCCACCGAGCAAGGCGAGGTAGCCTGCCGAGGTCCGCACGGGTCTGGTGCTGCGTTCTGCCGGGTCGGCGCCTCCCGCACGTGTCCGCACGGAGCGGTGCTCTGTGTCCACTCGACGCAGCGCGCTCGTCGGCGTAGCGTCACCTCCCTCGCTCGGCTTCCTCACATCTCGGTAGGTCCTCGTGGCTGCGAACATCGGTAACACCTTCCAGTTCCTCGGTCGCGACATGGCCGTCGACCTCGGCACCGCCAACACGCTCGTCTACGTGCGTGGACGCGGCATCGTCCTGAACGAACCGTCGGTGGTGGCCATCAACACCAAGAACGGCGCGATCCTCGCCGTCGGTGCCGAGGCCAAGCGCATGATCGGCCGTACCCCCGGCCACATCATGGCGATCCGGCCCCTCAAGGACGGCGTCATCGCCGACTTCGACGTCACCGAGAAGATGCTGCGCTACTTCATCCAGGCGGTGCACAAGCGGCGCTTCCTGGCCAAGCCGCGCGTGGTGGTCTGCGTCCCGTCGGGCATCACCGGTGTCGAGCAGCGGGCCGTCGAGGAGGCCACGATCCAGGCCGGCGCTCGCGCCGCCTACATCATCGAGGAGCCGATGGCCGCCGCCATCGGTTCGGGTCTGCCCGTCCACGAGCCGGCCGGCAACATGGTCGTCGACATCGGTGGTGGCACCACCGAGGTCGCCGTCATCTCCCTCGGTGGCATCGTGACCTCGCAGTCGATCCGCATCGGCGGTGACGAGCTCGACGACGCGATCATCTCCTACATCAAGAAGGAGTACTCGCTGATGCTGGGCGAGCGCACCTCCGAGGAGATCAAGATGGCCATCGGGTCGGCGTTCCCGCTGCCCGACGAGCCTCACGCCGAGATCCGCGGCCGCGACCTGGTCTCCGGGCTGCCGAAGACGATCATCGTCTCGGCCGAGGAGGTCCGCAAGGCCATCGAGGAGCCGGTCAACGCCATCATCGACGCGGTCAAGAACACCCTCGACAAGACCCCGCCGGAGCTCGCCGCCGACATCATGGACAAGGGCATCGTCCTGACCGGTGGTGGCGGGCTGCTCAAGGGCCTCGACGAGCGCCTCAAGCACGAGACCGGCATGCCGATCCACATCACCGAGAACCCGCTGTCCTCGGTCGCGATCGGGTCCGGCAAGTGCCTCGAGGAGTTCGAGGCGCTCAAGAAGGTGCTCATCTCCAGCTCACGTCACTGATGTACCAGCGTCGCAAGGCGCGCGTCCTCCTCGTCGTCCTGATCCTCATCGCGCTGGTGCTGATCACGGTCGACTTCCGTAGCGGCGACGGCGGGGACGGGCCGCTCGATCGGCTGCGCGGGGGCGTGACGGCGGTGGTCCGTCCCATCCAGGACGGCATCGCCACGCTGGTGCGGCCGATCGGCGACGCGGTCGGCGGCGTCACCGACATCTTCTCGGTCCGCTCCGAGAACGAGCGGCTCCAGGCGCGCCTCGACGTCCTCGAGGAGCGCTTCCGGTCCCTGGAGGACCTCGAGCGCGAGAACGAGGAGCTGCGCCAACTGCTCGGCATCCGCGAGCGGGCCGAGCTCGTGACCGTCGGCGCCCGCACGGTCGCCTTCGGGGCCAGCGACTTCGAGTGGGTCATCACGATCGACGCCGGCAGCGAGGACGGCATCGAGCGGGGCATGCCGGTGATCAACGGCGACGGCCTCGTCGGGCGGATCGTCCAGGTCACCCCGAACGCGTCGCGGGTCCTGCTGACCATCGACCCGACCTTCCAGGTCGCCGTGCGGACCGCGTCGACGGGCGAGACCGGGACGGTCGCGGGGCGCGGTGGCGAGCCGCTGGTGTTCTCGGTCCTCGACCCTGAAGCTGACCTCGAGGTCGGCGACGAGCTGGTGACGTCCTCGTACGACAGCGGTCAGTACCCGGAGGGGATCCCGATCGGGATCGTCGCCGAGGTCGGCGAGGCGACCACCTCGCTGGTGCGGGAGGTCACGGTCCGACCGTTCGTCGACTTCACCCGCCTCCACCAGGTCCTGGTGGTGATCGACGCGCCGCTCGATCCGCTGCCCGCGTTCCGTGACTCCGACGACCTCGAGGTCAACATCCCCGACGTCGATCCCTTCGTGGACCAGGACGACCTCCAGCGCCAGGCGGAGGAGGACGCCGCGGCGGAGCGCGAAGAGGACGACGACTCTGACCCTGAAGGTGAGGGTGAGGGTTCCGAGGACGGCGACGGTGGCGGGGACGACCCGTGATCGTGCGGACCGTGGCGCTCGGGCTGACGCTCGTGACCGCGGCGGTGCTGCAGACCGCGTTGTTCCCCGCGCTGGCGCTCGGTGGCTTCCGCCCCAACCTCCTGCTGTTGGTCGTGCTCGGGGTGGCCCTGCGCGACGGGGCGCTCCCGGGGATGCGTGTCGGCTTCGCGGCGGGGCTCCTCGCCGATCTGCTGACGACCCAGGCGCCGGTGGGCTTGGCGACCGTGGTGCTCACCGGCCTCGGCTACACCGTCGGGGTGGCCCGGCCCTACCTGGCACCGGGGTCGTTCACGGCCCCGGTCCTGCTGGCGTTCGTCTCCGGTCTGATCGGCACGGCGGGCTTCGGGATCCTGGCCGGTCTCCTCGGCGAGTCCGGGGTCACCTTCGAGCTGCTGCTCGCGGCCTCCCTCGGGGTCGCGCTGTTCAACACCCTCTTGGCGCCGGTCGTGCTCGGCCTCGTCCGTCGCCTGTCGGACCGCTTCCCGATCGAAGGGGTGGCCGGTCTGCCGTGACGGCCGCCGTGGCGCTCGCCGCCGCCAACCGGTCCGGCGCGAACGGGGAGATGTCGAGGGTGGTCGCACCATCGGCGACCAGCTCGGCGCCGGCCTCCCCGAACGCTGGGGCGTACTTGAACCCGTGGCCGGAGAAGCCGCCGAGCACCACGATCCGCTCGGCGCCCGGCAGACGTCCGATGATCGGCTGGTGGTCGGGGGTGTAGCCGTCCATGTACGCCGCGGCCCGGAGGGGGTCGGGGTGGAGGCCAGGGAGGCGGCGTCGGACCCGCTCGCTGATGTGCGCCACCTCGGCGTGGTCGACCGAGCGGTCGAGGCGATCGGGGTCGGCGACGTGGCGGTTGTGCTCCCCGCCCACGCCGACCTTGACGGACGCGCCGTCGAGGCTCGGGAACACGTAGAGCGCGTCCGGCCCGAGCCGCAGCCCCGTGGGGAACCGCTCGGGGGCGTAGCGGGCCGGATCGTCGACCGCGAACCACGCCTGGATCGGGCGCCGCACCTCGATGGCAGCGGCGAGGTCCGGCGCGAGGTGGGAGGTCCAGGGGCCCGCGGCGACGATGGCCTGCTCGAACCGGAGGTGTCGGCCTCCCCAGGCCACCGTGACGCCCTCGCCGTCCGCGGCCACATCGGTGACGGGCGCGCCGGTGTGCAGCACCGCGCCGAGGCGCGTGGCGCGCTCAGCCGCGGCGAGCACGGCGAGCTCGGAGCGCAGGAACCCCGCGTTCAGGTCCAGGATCCCCCGGTCATCGGGGTCCACGCGGTGGGGCGGGAACCGCGCACGGATCTGGCGCGCGTCGAGCAGTTCGTGGTCGAGCTCGTACGTGCGGATGGACGCCAGGATGCTGCCGAAGGTCGCGTCGTCGGGCGGGCTGATCACCAGCTCCCCGCCCCGTGTCAGCAGCTGACGGCCGCTGTCGGTCTCGAGCTGCCCCCAGCGTTCGAGCGCGGTGACGGCGAACGGGACGTAGTGCGGCTCCCGCGGGCTGGTCGTGCGGAACATCCGCGTCTCGCCGCCGGCTGCGCTGCGGTCGTGCGGGACGCCGAACCGTTCGAAGCCGTGCACCGAGAGGCCCGCCGCTGCCAGCCGCCACAGGGCCATGCTGCCGATCGAGCCGACCCCGATCACCGCGACGTCACCGCCGGATCCCACGGGTCCTCCTGACGCCGACACGCGGCCGGCTCCGGGCCGTGACGACCGGGGCCGACGCGGTCGACATCTTGGCTGTAGGAACGACTCTCAGTAAAGTTCCCGGAAGTGACCCTAGCTTCGGTTGCGAACCGTTCGCAACGACTGGACCTGAGAAGGAGCCCATCAGATGAGACGCCTCGCTCTGCGCCACGCGGCCGTGGTCGCACTGGCGCTCGCGGCCACCGCCTGTGCCGGCGCGGGAGGGACCGCCGACGGTGGTGCCTCGGGCACCGATGCCGACCCCGCCCACGCCGAGGGATCGGCGGGTGACGAGCGGGACGGGGCCAGTTCCGACGAGCTGCGGATCGCGATGCGGGTCCTGCCAGCCACGCTCGATCCTGCAGGTGAGCTGAGCGCCAGCTACCTGCGGTCCGTTGGCGCCAACGAGTCGCTGCTCAAGGTGCAGGCGGACGGATCCGTCGCGCCGGCGCTGGCCGCAGGTATCGAGCAGGTCGACGCCACCACCTGGGAGGTCGCGCTCCGCGACGATGTCACCTTCTGGAGCGGTGCGCCGGTCGACGCCGACGCGGTGGTCGCCTCGCTGGAACGCACGCGTGAGCTCAGTCCGCTGGCCGCGGGGTTGCTGGACGGCGTGCTGATCGAGGCGGCTGACGACGCCACCGTCGTGCTGACCACCCCCGGTCTCAGCCCCGACCTGCCCTTCGCGCTGAGCCACTACATGTTCGGCATCCACAACGTCGAGCGCCACGCCGACGCGCCCGAGACCACCGACGTGGCGGTCGCGGACATGACCGGGCCGTTCCGCATCGTGACCTTCGACACCGGGCGCCAGTTGGTGCTCGAGCGCAACGACGCCTGGTGGGGCCAGCCACCGTCCATCGAGCGCATCGTGGCCCGCGAGGTCGACGACGCCGACGCCCGCGCACAGCTCGCGCTGGCGGGCCAGGCCCACATCGTCCAGGACGCGCCGGCTGACCGTGCTGACGAACTCGAGGCCGCGGAGGGCATGACCCTGGTCGCCGCTGCAGCGGCCAACACCGTCGCCGTCTACCTCAACCCGGACTCGGACGCGAGCCCGGCGCTCGGTGACCAACGCGTGCGTGAGGCGCTGGCCTGGGCGCTCGACCGTGAGGAGGTGGTCCAGCTGGCGACCGCCGGGCTCAGCGTCCCCGCCTCCAGCTGGCTGTCCTCGTCGCCCGCCTACCCCGACGCCGCGGAGCAGGGCTTCCGCCAGCACGATCAGGCACGGGCCGAAGCGCTGCTCGACGCGGCGGGCTGGGAGCTCGATGACGCGGGTCA
Protein-coding regions in this window:
- a CDS encoding nucleotidyltransferase; its protein translation is MATMQLPDDFSAFLRLLNSHEVEYLLVGGYAVAVHGYPRATQDLDVWVAVDPVNAERLAAVLRAFGFDDGVTADLFLAPDRIVRMGQPPLRLEVLTSVSGLDFTTARARAEVISIDGVDVPVVSLADLRTNKAAAGRPKDLADLAELPEA
- the ndk gene encoding nucleoside-diphosphate kinase; its protein translation is MAAEQTLILVKPDAVARGLIGEVLSRIERKGYRIEALEMRTLERTVAEEHYAEHVERPFFGELVDFITGGPLVALCVAGEDAVVGMRSIIGATNPIEAAPGSIRGDFATVIGENLVHGSDSAESAKRELGIFFPGRF
- a CDS encoding cupin domain-containing protein — translated: MHAAPIQSEPRIVPPDGGDLFVTPEGTGDRFILDATDVGGAFSLVEHLLAPRALAAPLHLHTAEDEYSYVLEGEVGAWLGGHELVAGAGTLVCKPRGQWHTFWNAGDVPARVLEIISPGGLEVLFRTLDGLDEPPEPEQLARLAATYGCEVDMAGTGPIVERHHLVF
- a CDS encoding helix-turn-helix transcriptional regulator, which produces MDGRAREQAVRRVAELAGRGDDLVTFWQGCTEVLARVVPHYLGPCWYTLDPASLLVTSHHQDGLPEIPREWLAQEYYADDVNKLADVASSTRGVATLHEATDGDPTSSARWHQNMAYGGDQELIAGLRTSSGEVWGALGLYREPGQPVFDDEDLELVRAVAPSLAEGARRGLLIGEATEPEGPDAPGLVVLGADWELESMTPGVERWLAELPDGDVDRGLLPSAVYSVAGRAMRSDGDGPREVAVARVRSRAGRWVVLHGAALVGEGARRAAVIVEPAHPARISPLLMAAYRLTERERDVTRLVLQGRATAEIATELFISPHTVQEHLKHIFEKTGVHTRRDLVGTVFFAHYEPRVRDNEARAVREAPLRGGPFPPA
- a CDS encoding JAB domain-containing protein, which codes for MGAVWLDGPVTGTAVLDAPPRCGACDRVVYRPGPADRLEVTSPEAAAELLVPHLVEADRERCVAALVDTKHRLLEVVVVSVGSLSHTFMAPREVFRDALLANAAALVLAHNHPSGDPEPSRDDELLTRRLVRAGELVGVDLLDHLVVGGHRWVSLARRGTMG
- a CDS encoding rod shape-determining protein MreB — its product is MGNTFQFLGRDMAVDLGTANTLVYVRGRGIVLNEPSVVAINTKNGAILAVGAEAKRMIGRTPGHIMAIRPLKDGVIADFDVTEKMLRYFIQAVHKRRFLAKPRVVVCVPSGITGVEQRAVEEATIQAGARAAYIIEEPMAAAIGSGLPVHEPAGNMVVDIGGGTTEVAVISLGGIVTSQSIRIGGDELDDAIISYIKKEYSLMLGERTSEEIKMAIGSAFPLPDEPHAEIRGRDLVSGLPKTIIVSAEEVRKAIEEPVNAIIDAVKNTLDKTPPELAADIMDKGIVLTGGGGLLKGLDERLKHETGMPIHITENPLSSVAIGSGKCLEEFEALKKVLISSSRH
- the mreC gene encoding rod shape-determining protein MreC — encoded protein: MYQRRKARVLLVVLILIALVLITVDFRSGDGGDGPLDRLRGGVTAVVRPIQDGIATLVRPIGDAVGGVTDIFSVRSENERLQARLDVLEERFRSLEDLERENEELRQLLGIRERAELVTVGARTVAFGASDFEWVITIDAGSEDGIERGMPVINGDGLVGRIVQVTPNASRVLLTIDPTFQVAVRTASTGETGTVAGRGGEPLVFSVLDPEADLEVGDELVTSSYDSGQYPEGIPIGIVAEVGEATTSLVREVTVRPFVDFTRLHQVLVVIDAPLDPLPAFRDSDDLEVNIPDVDPFVDQDDLQRQAEEDAAAEREEDDDSDPEGEGEGSEDGDGGGDDP
- the mreD gene encoding rod shape-determining protein MreD: MIVRTVALGLTLVTAAVLQTALFPALALGGFRPNLLLLVVLGVALRDGALPGMRVGFAAGLLADLLTTQAPVGLATVVLTGLGYTVGVARPYLAPGSFTAPVLLAFVSGLIGTAGFGILAGLLGESGVTFELLLAASLGVALFNTLLAPVVLGLVRRLSDRFPIEGVAGLP
- the solA gene encoding N-methyl-L-tryptophan oxidase produces the protein MGSGGDVAVIGVGSIGSMALWRLAAAGLSVHGFERFGVPHDRSAAGGETRMFRTTSPREPHYVPFAVTALERWGQLETDSGRQLLTRGGELVISPPDDATFGSILASIRTYELDHELLDARQIRARFPPHRVDPDDRGILDLNAGFLRSELAVLAAAERATRLGAVLHTGAPVTDVAADGEGVTVAWGGRHLRFEQAIVAAGPWTSHLAPDLAAAIEVRRPIQAWFAVDDPARYAPERFPTGLRLGPDALYVFPSLDGASVKVGVGGEHNRHVADPDRLDRSVDHAEVAHISERVRRRLPGLHPDPLRAAAYMDGYTPDHQPIIGRLPGAERIVVLGGFSGHGFKYAPAFGEAGAELVADGATTLDISPFAPDRLAAASATAAVTADRPPLRSGSGPTGDGRGRARPAPRGC
- a CDS encoding ABC transporter substrate-binding protein, which translates into the protein MRRLALRHAAVVALALAATACAGAGGTADGGASGTDADPAHAEGSAGDERDGASSDELRIAMRVLPATLDPAGELSASYLRSVGANESLLKVQADGSVAPALAAGIEQVDATTWEVALRDDVTFWSGAPVDADAVVASLERTRELSPLAAGLLDGVLIEAADDATVVLTTPGLSPDLPFALSHYMFGIHNVERHADAPETTDVAVADMTGPFRIVTFDTGRQLVLERNDAWWGQPPSIERIVAREVDDADARAQLALAGQAHIVQDAPADRADELEAAEGMTLVAAAAANTVAVYLNPDSDASPALGDQRVREALAWALDREEVVQLATAGLSVPASSWLSSSPAYPDAAEQGFRQHDQARAEALLDAAGWELDDAGHRQKDGERLSFRLLTFGNEERTGEVLQAQWARLGVDVQVNNVDSTLITQAIEDGDWDAVTQAWTTLGATAELIAAQIGPDGSGNHGRYQLPEVPELLERARTVEDQDERTAAIYALNQAMVDHVPSIPVHPRVQATAVASNLRGFVAHPLQYENLVQPDMTLE